AAAGTGGTGTCCTTCAATCAGCAATGTTTCTCACTGTTTTGTTAATGTCattgtgttttcttaatttgtaaTTCTGCTTAGGCATTACGGTTTTGCTGTTGTGTTTATTAATATGTAGTTGTGCTTAGTAATTTGTTGAAGTGCGTTGCACTTCAGCGTCACTGTAAGTTGGGCTGATAAAGCAGTGAGGTTGGGCTGGTGTTGCGCAgcaaagtcacattttctgttaaagaaATAATCTGTTTGTTCAGACGCTCTCCAAACTCAGTAACTGTCGTGACGAGCAATCTAGTCATTGAGTTCCGGtgcagaacataaaaacaaaactaacaataaaaccttttgaGTGTCTTTAGAAACAGTtttacgtttaaaaaaaaagaaaagagtttttCGAAATGGTTtcaagttttaagaaaaaaagttttttttaaataaaaaaaaaaagaaaaataagaacaaatgaGGGAGAAGAAACTTGGCTAAgatggtttatttaaaaaaaaatctttttagacATATATTTTACGAGGGACACTGAAAGCATCTCCGGTGAAAATACCGACGTCATCAACACGCGTCAGAGACGGGTGAAAGGGCACTCCGCCAGTGTTTGATCAAGCAAGTACACGGAGGTTGGTATAAGGTTTACGCGCTTCAAAGTATAATGAACGTGAACGGCTTCCTCGCGTTATCCAGAGCTTTTCCACGCGAAAAGAACAGACTCGTCTGTCACGCGTGGCACCTGGGGAAACAGACGCTGCGTGCTCAGCAGCGGAGGACGATCAGAACTCATCCAAGGAGTCTGGCCTACGCCAAGGATCTGTTCCTGGGTCAGATCAACAAGGTAACGGAGGGAGTCGCCTTTAGATGGTGACACTCAGCCGTGTCGAACTCCACTGGTGTCAATATGACTTTATTggacagaccaacaaaaagcaagaaataCAATAACATTTACTTCCTCTGTGCTGTTGACACTccgaaaaaactaaaataaatgctttcagAAGCGACTAAACACCAAGTAGTCTTTCTGTGAAGCTTAGAAAGTTAACCTGGAACAGTAATAGCTCACATTTTGAGTCAACCAGGTCAAGAAAACTCAccaaaaacctgaaattatgttcaatgaaagaataaaaaataagcagCAGGCTCTCGAAGGcacattaaaaatgtctataGTCCAGCTTTTAGtctatgtattcatcttcagttacttttacttgagtaaaaatactttgacgtactgctactcttacttgagtacaatctTTGGGTTCTGTACCCACCTCTTTAaaccattatttttaaaataaatgacaacaaaacaagtGAAATTCACAATTTAGATTTACGAGACGGCATTTGGAGTCCTGGTATTTGTCTCCTCCAGGCTGAGGTCTTCCCTTATCCAGAGATCGGAAACGATGAGCTGGAGGAGGTCAAGCAGTTTGTTGCGCCAGTGGAGAAGTTCTTCAACGAGGAAGGTGAGAGGGGAGGATCTGAAGTGTTGCAGTCAATTGGTCATCAAACAATTGTCTTAAGTGTCGTCTCTCTCTCCACCCCCTCCCCACAATTCCAGTTGATTCAGCGAAAATAGATCGAGAAGCCAAGATCCCAGCAGAGACTCTGAACGGCCTGAAGGAGCTGGGCTTGTTTGGAATCATGATCCCTGAGGAATATGGTGAGATGGTGGCATCGCAGCAATACACACTTTCCCCCCTCATTCTTCAACtagttttaaagaaagaatttacttttagaagtatttttcttacactgtactttttttacttttacttgaatactTTTATCATGAAGTATCTGTGCTCTTACGTGAGTAAATATGTCTGGATTCTCgacccactgaatgaagaacaaacatgttttaaccaaaaattcaccagaccagacacacacctgcagtttttgttacaATATCATAAGTTctgtattgttaaaaaaaaaaaaaaaaaaattgaaaaatgtttcttttgtgtgactttggttattttgtaattatggtatttatataaattattgtgaatttcgtctttaaaaatacaaatattccAAGAAAGTGATTtggaaatttattgtttttctttttttgcccgattccattgttgttgttgatgttttgtcatttaaataccAAAACTTCCACTTATCTTCATATTTTGGTCGGTCCGACCAAAATATGAAgcattaaataatttagattttcacTCAGTACTTGAGTCACTTTTTTTTACCCAACACTTTTTTTCTACTCTCACTCAGGCAATttttggacggctactttttactgtcacttgagtaaaaatatgctaaagtaatgctactcttacttgagtacaattttcgGGTCCTTCCCTAAAGTGAAGTAGTGCAGAAAAGTAAGCAGATAACCCTCAACGTCACCAGATGTGTTCTTATGCGTTCATAAAAATCTCTTGTGTTCCTAATCGCAGGTGGCCTCGGACTCTCCAACACCATGTACGCCCGGCTGAACGAGATCATCGCGCTGGACGGCTCTATTGCCGTCACTCTGGCTGCACACCAAGCCATCGGTCTGAAGGTAGCTGGCCGCTTGCCGCTTTATTTGTGTCGAGTCTCGGTCGGCTGACTTAGTCGAACATATGTGCGTGCTAAGAGTCGTGTGGTTTCAGGGGATTCTGATCGCTGGGAACGAAGCCCAGAAGAAGAAATATCTGCCCAAGCTGGCTTCAGGAGAACACATCGCCGCTTTCTGCCTTACAGAACCCGGCAGGTACAGATCCTGACAACTCCTTCATGACCGGGTCCAGAGTTTCctctgaagcttttttttttttttttttgtatacttATAAACATGAAGAGCCggctgcactgaaccccattgaaaacctcctggttattccaacaaatattgatttctgaactcttcctgagttaacaCATTacatgaatatgaacttgtttcctttgcattatttgagatttgaaagcgctgcatcttttttgttattttgaccatttttcattttatgcaaataaatacaacattttagctttgaaatttcagagacatgttgtcagtagttcatacaataaaagaacaatgttcgtTTTACTCTAACATGTACCtagaaaaagtcaaatcagagaaactggtcATTCTAAGTATCGGCTGATAATCGACCAACCAAAACTAAGGAATTCGGCACCAATAAATCAGCTGGTTGATAAAGCTGTTCAACTCCTAATGTCTACAAAAGTCTTTGACTTTAAGGTGACCAGTCAGAtgattttagcaacaaaaaaaaaacaacttccaaaTATTCAgacttgagctttttttttttttattggtcttctTAGGACAGCAGCTTCACACTGCCAACCagcttcatgtttgttttctcttcccTTCAGTGGAAGTGATGCAGCTTCCATTCAGACTCGGGCGACTCTGTCTGAAGACGGAAAACATTACCTGATCAACGGTTCCAAGGTGACGcatattaattttacaaaaaaaaaaaacctctcccAGCATGTCCCCTATTTATGTGGAGCGACTCTTGAGCTCCTCGTTCGTTctcttgttttcagttttggatTTCAAACGGAGGCTTCGCAGACGTCATGACGGTGTTTGCTCGAACCGAAGTGGAAGTAGACGGTGCGAAGAAAGACAAGATTACTGCCTTCATCGTGGAGAAGGCTTTTGGGGGCATCAGCAGCGGCAAACCTGAAGACAAACTTGGCATCAGGGGTTCCTACAGTAAGCCGTTCATTCATACCAGGCAACGGGTTATGTGGCGTTTAGGAACGTATTACCTCTGctatgcaaaagtattcatacccacAGAAAAGTTGTACATCTTGATGTGCTACATCCACAAACATCATGGTTGTACCTTGATGTAATCCAACCCTTCCTTTGGGAAGGTAAAGAATTTGAAAAGAGATTTTGCTCAAAGTAAGCAGAGGTTGTGCACCCAGTCAAACTGAGTTCGACTGATTTTCATTGAAGAATGAGCAAAACTTGTCTGTAGATGCTTAAAGCTGAAACACACTTCAAGGTATTTTACTTCCATGCATGCGGCTATGCTTTCATATAAACctattttatttgctaaaaaaaatgtcaaaccacgtattggtttctttttgtcttcacAATGCTTCGGATTTCTCTGCTGCCACTTCAGAGAAAACGACGGGATCCGTCTCCTGGAGTCTCGTTCGTAAAAGCTCACATTTGCACAAAATGGGTCCTGAAACGTGTGTGTGCGCCGCTTTCCACGCAGAAGATTGCaattcataaaaaacaaacttgacgCGAAACTAATATTAccataaatattatttatgtttgcatCGGAAATGTATGGCTTCCTGTGGCTGTGTTGAGTGCAGAACCTGAGGCGGAACCTTGTGCGAAAACGTTTAGGTTACAGCTGTGGTTTATCAGGAAAATTGCctgctggtgtgtgtttgtacGGTTTTGTAAATCCGATTTTGTGTGTGTACGTCGTTTCTACCTTTTGgccaaacatacatttttaatatgagTCCTGCAGTTCTCTATTAATGAGAACCCTGATACTAAGCGATGATTATAGCAtcattgttctttgtttttaagcGTGTGAAGTGTCTTTTGACAACGTTCCTGTTCCTGTGGAAAACGTGATTGGAGAAGTAGGAGGCGGATTCAAGGTAAACTCTGCTCTGTTTTCAGGCTAACTTGTATtcatatgttgttgttttttttttttttttcagttttaatgaagTTCTGTCTTTGTTCAACAGGTCGCCATGAACATCTTGAACTCTGGGAGGTTCAGTATGGGCAGTTCTTGTGCTGGAATGATCAAAAAGCTGAtgggtaaaaaatatatatatgtatatatatactccCAGAAACAGAAGTggtgaatgttttatttttttctttagtgttGACCTCAGAGTACGCCATCAGCAGGAAGCAGTTTAACAGAAGCCTAAGTGAATTTGGGATGATCCAGGTAGGGCGCATGCAGGTTTCCCTTCACTACTCCTGGTGCAGAGTATtacagtaactagttacatttacttgtgtaaggttttttttttttaaatgtacttttaggagtattcttactgtactttttacttgacttttacttgagtaattttattatgaagtatttctacccTTACTCGAGTAACATTTCTGGAATCTCTACGCACTGAATGAATAGCAAACGTGTTTTAACCCAAAATTGAccaaataaagacacacacctgttgtttttgtaaattttcataatttagttttttgttattgtcgttttggtccttaaaattcCAAAATTTCCACAGAACttcatattttggtccatctgatgatataaatttaaaatattaaatgattgataatttcaGGGACTATTACATCCTAAACCAAGGTTACTCAGTGCTTTATGCgatatacatttttactcttatttgagtcACTTCTTGGCTGGATACTTTCTACTTTTgctggagtaaaaaaaacaatacgtTGAAGTAGTGGTACTTTTAATCGAGTACAATCTTTGGCTACTCTGCTCGCCTCTGCGTAACGCCATGCTTCGACTCGTTTGTTTTTGCAGGAGAAGTTTGCTCTGATGGCCATCAACGCCTTTGTGATGGAGAGCATGGCGTACCTGACTGCGGGGATGATGGATCGACCAGGAGTCCCAGATTGTTCGTTAGAGGCTGCCATGGTTAAGGTTGGACAGCCAGACGTCGTTCATGTCAAACCCAATAATAACCAAACACGCCGGTCACAGTGTGAACATTGCGCGCAGGTCTTCAGCTCAGAGGGAGGCTGGATTTGTTGCAGTGAGGCTCTGCAGGTCCTCGGAGGTCTGGGCTACACCAAGAACTACCCGTTTGAGCGCTACGTCAGGGACTGTCGCATCCTGCCCATCTTTGAGGTGTGTTGGCCAACAGGATggtgatttcttttcttcttttttttttttttttaataactaacGGACAACTAGCTAACCTCTTTCCCAAAATGAAAAGATTGTCCTTCTTGACTTTATAACATTTGGTTTAGATGAACAAAATGTTCGTCACGCGTCTACATTGATGAGTAGCGAATCCGGCAGTTCGGATGAAGTACGTCGGGCCTTTAGTCCACAGTTAGCCGATCACCAGGACTAGAAGAGAGACAAAGTAGTGCCAAGCGTATTATCCATAGGAGGACAACATGTTATTGCTGTACgtgaccagcaggtggcaggTGACTTTGTAACTTGAAGCTCTAACGTTTCTTTCTTGATGCGTTTCTTTCTTCACCAAATTTGAATCACATTTTcgaaatgtgaacaaaaaatgAGTGccagaaaaatctgaatctttTCTCTGCCACAGTGAACAAGTACCCACACGCTGCTGTTTTTCTAGTTGCGagtgtttttagcagtaaacaACGTCAGAACAGCAAGCCTGCCGTTTGTGTCCAGGGGACCAACGAGATCCTGAGGATGTACGTGGCGCTGACCGGGATGCAGTACGCCGGCAACGCGCTCACGGGAAAAATCAAGTACGTATAAAACGCCACAGCGTGggtcaaaattattcacacccctCATATGattaaagtcatatttattttccatgttgGTGGAGTTTTCCACTTGTTATTGAAGggaatataatttttcttaacATGCCATCTTGTCTTAAtatgtaattaaaacatttttaaatgacgcTGAAAAGAGACAAATCTCTCTGAACAGAAATctgttaataaatatatttatttatattattaacttattttgaacagacaaaaagtaaaaaccaggaaaaataaaaattaaaacaaatgatcatGCCTAATTCACATCCAGTTTTATATATATCTCACTTCTTGTCACAAACAAGAttttggttgaataaaaatacattttcatccaCCTCTGCCAGTGATATTGTTCATTTTGGGTCGACTTGTAAAGTAAGGAtgctaaatttgtttaaacgacatattaaaatcattaaaaaacatcgACTTCGATTCTCCTTGTGTTTCTAATTACTAAATGAACTCGTACATCAGAGGAAATAGTTGAGTTTTGGTGGTTTGTCGTTTACCGTCTCTGAAAACGTTTTCGCAGCTGCCGCACAATTTCACGGCAAGTAAAAAGTTTGCATATATTTGCGCAAACTTTCATGCCCATAGTTATTCACACACATGCTGATTTGTGTGTAATCAGCACACActatatttttgtgtgtaaaaatagtgtttattttgtgtgtaaaataaacACGATATAAAATATATCGTGTTTGTCTAAGCACGATTTCTACATGAGGCCGAACTGGTCATCGTTCAGTCGAAACCTGTTTTCTCTCGACCCTTCTCGCCGCTCTCCTGTTGTCGGTTTGTTTCTCAAACAAGCCGACCTTTGAAAGCAACAAAAGGAGTTAAGCATGCAAGTCGGTGAGTACTTTTTTCTAGGCGCTGTGTCTTAGAGgcgttgtttttgtcttgtcttCCCCCTCTCAGGGAGATGAAGAAAGGAAATGTGTTCATGGCCATGAGCATGGCTGGGAAGAAGCTGAGGACGTCACTGGGAGCATCGGTGGACCTCGGCCTGGCGGGGAAGGACGGGGTGGTTCATCCCAGCCTGGAGGTGAGGAGCTGCTTCCACCTCAGCAGgatctcttttcttttcttgtcttttctcaTCTTCGTCCAGGTGGTTTTCCGGCACCTCtgtgacttcctgtttctgtctcAAAGGAAAGCGCTAAGAAACTGGAGCAGAATGTGAGCCTGTTCGGGACGACGGTGGAGAGCCTTCTGTACAGATACGGAAAGGTATTTTGATTTTCTAATTTCTTGAAATGGATGAACAGGCGGACGCTTGGTATTTGGTCCTGTTGTTCCCTTAGAGAAAATCCAACCAGTCTTTTGTAACAGACACATATAACTGAGCCGTGCAGGGTGGCAGCATGTTGCAGGAGCTCTGTATTTTCTTTGGGGTTTTATCTTATGTTATTCaaaaaatagctttgtttttgttacttctTGTTTTGGATTCTGCGCAGTCGCACTGATTTCTggcaatatttttctgtttaattaatttccctttgggatcaataaagtatttttgaattccGAATATCAATAAGTAAGTGCTCAAATTTGGTAAACGAAGTATTTTTGGAATACAGAACCCAGTATGAGAAGATCGCGGGTCTAACGCGACGTCCGTTGAATCGAGGTCGTTTTATCTTTTTACCAAACTGTTTTGTCTCtacaaaactttttaatttctctGTGTCCCTctttctaatgaacattttgcGCATGGCACTGTTATGTTTGGATTACACATTTGTGTTACAGTAATGACATCACTAAAGCCCCGCCCACTCAGAGAAGAAGCTAAAAAGTGTTAGCTGATTGCTCCAGCTTCTCCCTGTGAATGACAGAAGATTGAAACCAGATCTGCTGCCCGTTCACAGCCACACAAGACGTGTTTGAAAACCTACAGGAAGTCCTCGccacaaaacaggaagtgactaaAAAGTCCTTTGTCTGCTCAGGCCGATTGTAATcatactgtttgtttttaggggtttttttttctcccgtcAAATGAATTTG
Above is a genomic segment from Xiphophorus couchianus chromosome 20, X_couchianus-1.0, whole genome shotgun sequence containing:
- the acad9 gene encoding complex I assembly factor ACAD9, mitochondrial, translating into MNVNGFLALSRAFPREKNRLVCHAWHLGKQTLRAQQRRTIRTHPRSLAYAKDLFLGQINKAEVFPYPEIGNDELEEVKQFVAPVEKFFNEEVDSAKIDREAKIPAETLNGLKELGLFGIMIPEEYGGLGLSNTMYARLNEIIALDGSIAVTLAAHQAIGLKGILIAGNEAQKKKYLPKLASGEHIAAFCLTEPGSGSDAASIQTRATLSEDGKHYLINGSKFWISNGGFADVMTVFARTEVEVDGAKKDKITAFIVEKAFGGISSGKPEDKLGIRGSYTCEVSFDNVPVPVENVIGEVGGGFKVAMNILNSGRFSMGSSCAGMIKKLMVLTSEYAISRKQFNRSLSEFGMIQEKFALMAINAFVMESMAYLTAGMMDRPGVPDCSLEAAMVKVFSSEGGWICCSEALQVLGGLGYTKNYPFERYVRDCRILPIFEGTNEILRMYVALTGMQYAGNALTGKIKEMKKGNVFMAMSMAGKKLRTSLGASVDLGLAGKDGVVHPSLEESAKKLEQNVSLFGTTVESLLYRYGKSIVDEQLVLKRVADVLINLYAMTAVLSRASRSISIGLRNHDHEVLLANTFCNDAFFKNNYSMVQLQKHSPENNDASIKKIAQAVLENRSYICSHPLERTF